From a region of the Lactuca sativa cultivar Salinas chromosome 4, Lsat_Salinas_v11, whole genome shotgun sequence genome:
- the LOC111909893 gene encoding uncharacterized protein LOC111909893 isoform X4 gives MRDWTLSTNEIPSLLSLSLPVPAISPNCTLYILQFLSTTTTQSVQLLRHMSSSQVGKQRISMMNSQVSFDLDRRCLMKCLHESKYKKVIHFILDGYRVYNLAYGEGYRCESCICGNRYTFLMAQMRHLTGFLQTTHQLLTFIDDHWMNWIGFVVSHHLNSQHLPIEALNCVASSS, from the exons ATGAGAGACTGGACATTGTCAACCAATGAGATACCCTCGCTGCTCTCTTTGTCGCTTCCTGTTCCTGCTATTTCCCCTAATTGCACCCTATAC ATCCTCCAATTTCTTTCGACGACAACAACTCAGTCTGTCCAACTCCTTCGGCATATGAGTTCGAGTCAGGTGGGGAAGCAACGCATCAG CATGATGAACTCACAAGTCAGTTTCGACCTAGATAGGAG gtgtttgatgaaatgtctaCATGAAAGTAAGTACAAGAAAGTAATTCACTTTATTTTAGATGGTTACAGGGTCTACAATCTGGCATATGGTGAAGGTTACAGGTGTGAATCATGTATTTGTGGTAATCGATATACATTCTTAATG GCACAAATGCGTCATTTGACAGGTTTTCTTCAAACTACACACCAATTGCTGACTTTCATAGATGATCATTGGATGAATTGGATTGGTTTTGTAGTTTCTCACCATTTAAACTCACA ACACCTACCTATAGAAGCCTTAAATTGTGTTGCATCTTCTTCTTAA
- the LOC111909893 gene encoding uncharacterized protein LOC111909893 isoform X6, whose amino-acid sequence MRDWTLSTNEIPSLLSLSLPVPAISPNCTLYILQFLSTTTTQSVQLLRHMSSSQVGKQRISMMNSQVSFDLDRRVYNLAYGEGYRCESCICGNRYTFLMAQMRHLTGFLQTTHQLLTFIDDHWMNWIGFVVSHHLNSHYECVCKNEELSCILPDTYL is encoded by the exons ATGAGAGACTGGACATTGTCAACCAATGAGATACCCTCGCTGCTCTCTTTGTCGCTTCCTGTTCCTGCTATTTCCCCTAATTGCACCCTATAC ATCCTCCAATTTCTTTCGACGACAACAACTCAGTCTGTCCAACTCCTTCGGCATATGAGTTCGAGTCAGGTGGGGAAGCAACGCATCAG CATGATGAACTCACAAGTCAGTTTCGACCTAGATAGGAG GGTCTACAATCTGGCATATGGTGAAGGTTACAGGTGTGAATCATGTATTTGTGGTAATCGATATACATTCTTAATG GCACAAATGCGTCATTTGACAGGTTTTCTTCAAACTACACACCAATTGCTGACTTTCATAGATGATCATTGGATGAATTGGATTGGTTTTGTAGTTTCTCACCATTTAAACTCACA TTATGAGTGTGTTTGTAAGAACGAGGAACTATCTTGCATCTTACCAGACACCTACCTATAG
- the LOC111909893 gene encoding uncharacterized protein LOC111909893 isoform X7 — MRDWTLSTNEIPSLLSLSLPVPAISPNCTLYILQFLSTTTTQSVQLLRHMSSSQVGKQRISMMNSQVSFDLDRRCLMKCLHESKYKKVIHFILDGYRVYNLAYGEGYSFIIKGAIIYVFFKLHTNC, encoded by the exons ATGAGAGACTGGACATTGTCAACCAATGAGATACCCTCGCTGCTCTCTTTGTCGCTTCCTGTTCCTGCTATTTCCCCTAATTGCACCCTATAC ATCCTCCAATTTCTTTCGACGACAACAACTCAGTCTGTCCAACTCCTTCGGCATATGAGTTCGAGTCAGGTGGGGAAGCAACGCATCAG CATGATGAACTCACAAGTCAGTTTCGACCTAGATAGGAG gtgtttgatgaaatgtctaCATGAAAGTAAGTACAAGAAAGTAATTCACTTTATTTTAGATGGTTACAGGGTCTACAATCTGGCATATGGTGAAGGTTACAG TTTCATTATAAAAGGTGCTATTATCTAT GTTTTCTTCAAACTACACACCAATTGCTGA
- the LOC111909893 gene encoding uncharacterized protein LOC111909893 isoform X9 produces the protein MRDWTLSTNEIPSLLSLSLPVPAISPNCTLYILQFLSTTTTQSVQLLRHMSSSQVGKQRISMMNSQVSFDLDRRCLMKCLHESKYKKVIHFILDGYRVYNLAYGEGYRHKCVI, from the exons ATGAGAGACTGGACATTGTCAACCAATGAGATACCCTCGCTGCTCTCTTTGTCGCTTCCTGTTCCTGCTATTTCCCCTAATTGCACCCTATAC ATCCTCCAATTTCTTTCGACGACAACAACTCAGTCTGTCCAACTCCTTCGGCATATGAGTTCGAGTCAGGTGGGGAAGCAACGCATCAG CATGATGAACTCACAAGTCAGTTTCGACCTAGATAGGAG gtgtttgatgaaatgtctaCATGAAAGTAAGTACAAGAAAGTAATTCACTTTATTTTAGATGGTTACAGGGTCTACAATCTGGCATATGGTGAAGGTTACAG GCACAAATGCGTCATTTGA
- the LOC111909893 gene encoding uncharacterized protein LOC111909893 isoform X2, which yields MRDWTLSTNEIPSLLSLSLPVPAISPNCTLYILQFLSTTTTQSVQLLRHMSSSQVGKQRISMMNSQVSFDLDRRCLMKCLHESKYKKVIHFILDGYRVYNLAYGEGYRCESCICGNRYTFLMAQMRHLTGFLQTTHQLLTFIDDHWMNWIGFVVSHHLNSHYECVCKNEELSCILPDTYL from the exons ATGAGAGACTGGACATTGTCAACCAATGAGATACCCTCGCTGCTCTCTTTGTCGCTTCCTGTTCCTGCTATTTCCCCTAATTGCACCCTATAC ATCCTCCAATTTCTTTCGACGACAACAACTCAGTCTGTCCAACTCCTTCGGCATATGAGTTCGAGTCAGGTGGGGAAGCAACGCATCAG CATGATGAACTCACAAGTCAGTTTCGACCTAGATAGGAG gtgtttgatgaaatgtctaCATGAAAGTAAGTACAAGAAAGTAATTCACTTTATTTTAGATGGTTACAGGGTCTACAATCTGGCATATGGTGAAGGTTACAGGTGTGAATCATGTATTTGTGGTAATCGATATACATTCTTAATG GCACAAATGCGTCATTTGACAGGTTTTCTTCAAACTACACACCAATTGCTGACTTTCATAGATGATCATTGGATGAATTGGATTGGTTTTGTAGTTTCTCACCATTTAAACTCACA TTATGAGTGTGTTTGTAAGAACGAGGAACTATCTTGCATCTTACCAGACACCTACCTATAG
- the LOC111909893 gene encoding uncharacterized protein LOC111909893 isoform X10, translated as MRDWTLSTNEIPSLLSLSLPVPAISPNCTLYILQFLSTTTTQSVQLLRHMSSSQVGKQRISMMNSQVSFDLDRRVYNLAYGEGYSFIIKGAIIYVFFKLHTNC; from the exons ATGAGAGACTGGACATTGTCAACCAATGAGATACCCTCGCTGCTCTCTTTGTCGCTTCCTGTTCCTGCTATTTCCCCTAATTGCACCCTATAC ATCCTCCAATTTCTTTCGACGACAACAACTCAGTCTGTCCAACTCCTTCGGCATATGAGTTCGAGTCAGGTGGGGAAGCAACGCATCAG CATGATGAACTCACAAGTCAGTTTCGACCTAGATAGGAG GGTCTACAATCTGGCATATGGTGAAGGTTACAG TTTCATTATAAAAGGTGCTATTATCTAT GTTTTCTTCAAACTACACACCAATTGCTGA
- the LOC111909893 gene encoding uncharacterized protein LOC111909893 isoform X1 codes for MRDWTLSTNEIPSLLSLSLPVPAISPNCTLYILQFLSTTTTQSVQLLRHMSSSQVGKQRISMMNSQVSFDLDRRCLMKCLHESKYKKVIHFILDGYRVYNLAYGEGYRCESCICGNRYTFLMFHYKRCYYLCFLQTTHQLLTFIDDHWMNWIGFVVSHHLNSHYECVCKNEELSCILPDTYL; via the exons ATGAGAGACTGGACATTGTCAACCAATGAGATACCCTCGCTGCTCTCTTTGTCGCTTCCTGTTCCTGCTATTTCCCCTAATTGCACCCTATAC ATCCTCCAATTTCTTTCGACGACAACAACTCAGTCTGTCCAACTCCTTCGGCATATGAGTTCGAGTCAGGTGGGGAAGCAACGCATCAG CATGATGAACTCACAAGTCAGTTTCGACCTAGATAGGAG gtgtttgatgaaatgtctaCATGAAAGTAAGTACAAGAAAGTAATTCACTTTATTTTAGATGGTTACAGGGTCTACAATCTGGCATATGGTGAAGGTTACAGGTGTGAATCATGTATTTGTGGTAATCGATATACATTCTTAATG TTTCATTATAAAAGGTGCTATTATCTAT GTTTTCTTCAAACTACACACCAATTGCTGACTTTCATAGATGATCATTGGATGAATTGGATTGGTTTTGTAGTTTCTCACCATTTAAACTCACA TTATGAGTGTGTTTGTAAGAACGAGGAACTATCTTGCATCTTACCAGACACCTACCTATAG
- the LOC111909893 gene encoding uncharacterized protein LOC111909893 isoform X5: protein MRDWTLSTNEIPSLLSLSLPVPAISPNCTLYILQFLSTTTTQSVQLLRHMSSSQVGKQRISMMNSQVSFDLDRRVYNLAYGEGYRCESCICGNRYTFLMFHYKRCYYLCFLQTTHQLLTFIDDHWMNWIGFVVSHHLNSHYECVCKNEELSCILPDTYL, encoded by the exons ATGAGAGACTGGACATTGTCAACCAATGAGATACCCTCGCTGCTCTCTTTGTCGCTTCCTGTTCCTGCTATTTCCCCTAATTGCACCCTATAC ATCCTCCAATTTCTTTCGACGACAACAACTCAGTCTGTCCAACTCCTTCGGCATATGAGTTCGAGTCAGGTGGGGAAGCAACGCATCAG CATGATGAACTCACAAGTCAGTTTCGACCTAGATAGGAG GGTCTACAATCTGGCATATGGTGAAGGTTACAGGTGTGAATCATGTATTTGTGGTAATCGATATACATTCTTAATG TTTCATTATAAAAGGTGCTATTATCTAT GTTTTCTTCAAACTACACACCAATTGCTGACTTTCATAGATGATCATTGGATGAATTGGATTGGTTTTGTAGTTTCTCACCATTTAAACTCACA TTATGAGTGTGTTTGTAAGAACGAGGAACTATCTTGCATCTTACCAGACACCTACCTATAG
- the LOC111909893 gene encoding uncharacterized protein LOC111909893 isoform X8, with the protein MRDWTLSTNEIPSLLSLSLPVPAISPNCTLYILQFLSTTTTQSVQLLRHMSSSQVGKQRISMMNSQVSFDLDRRCLMKCLHESKYKKVIHFILDGYRVYNLAYGEGYRFSSNYTPIADFHR; encoded by the exons ATGAGAGACTGGACATTGTCAACCAATGAGATACCCTCGCTGCTCTCTTTGTCGCTTCCTGTTCCTGCTATTTCCCCTAATTGCACCCTATAC ATCCTCCAATTTCTTTCGACGACAACAACTCAGTCTGTCCAACTCCTTCGGCATATGAGTTCGAGTCAGGTGGGGAAGCAACGCATCAG CATGATGAACTCACAAGTCAGTTTCGACCTAGATAGGAG gtgtttgatgaaatgtctaCATGAAAGTAAGTACAAGAAAGTAATTCACTTTATTTTAGATGGTTACAGGGTCTACAATCTGGCATATGGTGAAGGTTACAG GTTTTCTTCAAACTACACACCAATTGCTGACTTTCATAGATGA
- the LOC111909893 gene encoding uncharacterized protein LOC111909893 isoform X3 produces the protein MRDWTLSTNEIPSLLSLSLPVPAISPNCTLYILQFLSTTTTQSVQLLRHMSSSQVGKQRISMMNSQVSFDLDRRCLMKCLHESKYKKVIHFILDGYRVYNLAYGEGYRCESCICGNRYTFLMFHYKRCYYLCFLQTTHQLLTFIDDHWMNWIGFVVSHHLNSQHLPIEALNCVASSS, from the exons ATGAGAGACTGGACATTGTCAACCAATGAGATACCCTCGCTGCTCTCTTTGTCGCTTCCTGTTCCTGCTATTTCCCCTAATTGCACCCTATAC ATCCTCCAATTTCTTTCGACGACAACAACTCAGTCTGTCCAACTCCTTCGGCATATGAGTTCGAGTCAGGTGGGGAAGCAACGCATCAG CATGATGAACTCACAAGTCAGTTTCGACCTAGATAGGAG gtgtttgatgaaatgtctaCATGAAAGTAAGTACAAGAAAGTAATTCACTTTATTTTAGATGGTTACAGGGTCTACAATCTGGCATATGGTGAAGGTTACAGGTGTGAATCATGTATTTGTGGTAATCGATATACATTCTTAATG TTTCATTATAAAAGGTGCTATTATCTAT GTTTTCTTCAAACTACACACCAATTGCTGACTTTCATAGATGATCATTGGATGAATTGGATTGGTTTTGTAGTTTCTCACCATTTAAACTCACA ACACCTACCTATAGAAGCCTTAAATTGTGTTGCATCTTCTTCTTAA